A DNA window from Pongo abelii isolate AG06213 chromosome 2, NHGRI_mPonAbe1-v2.0_pri, whole genome shotgun sequence contains the following coding sequences:
- the NDUFB4 gene encoding NADH dehydrogenase [ubiquinone] 1 beta subcomplex subunit 4 isoform X1: MSFPKYKPSRLSPLPETLDPAEYNISPETRRAQAERLAIRAQLKREYLLQYNDPNRRGLIENPALLRWAYARTTNVYPNFRPTPKNSLMGALYGFGPLIFIYYIIKTERDRKEKLIQEGKLDRTFQLSY; the protein is encoded by the exons ATGTCGTTCCCAAAGTATAAGCCGTCGAGACTGAGTCCTCTGCCTGAGACCCTCGACCCAGCCGAATACAACATATCTCCGGAAACCCGGCGGGCGCAAGCCGAGCGGTTGGCCATAAGAGCCCAGCTGAAACGAGAGTACCTGCTTCAGTACAACGATCCCAACCGCCGAGGGCTCATC gAAAATCCTGCCTTGCTTCGTTGGGCCTATGCAAGAACAACAAATGTCTATCCTAATTTCAGACCCACTCCTAAAAACTCACTCATGGGAGCTCTGTATGGATTTGGGCCCCTCATCTTCATTTATTATATTATCAAAACTGAGAGG GATAGGAAAGAAAAACTTATCCAGGAAGGAAAATTGGATCGAACATTTCAGCTCTCATATTAA